CGGTTCCGTCTCCACTCTATCAGGGATGAAGAGTCAAAGGTTGTCCTCTCTTGATCTGTTTTTTTTTTTTATTTGTTTTGAGTTGCATCGCTTGAACAACAACTGCAATTAAATCTCGGAGTTGATGTAAAATAACTGCAATCAATTTTTTTGCCGCTCCCTGAATCCACATTTTAATTCAATTTCCACACACACACACGGAGTGAATCAGTGAAATAAACATGCTATTAGCCAGAAGCAAACTCTATCCTAAAGTGCTAAATGTAGGGACTTTTTAACTTTGTGAACTTTTTGTCTGTACATTGATATCTTGAGTTTGTTATGCTCATTTGCAGTTTAAACTGTGCAAAGTCCGGTCAGTGCAGTTTGGTCAAAAGAATATCCCCTACATTAATACCTATGATGGGCGTACAATCCGCTACCCTGACCCTCTCATCAAGGCCAATGACACCATCAAGCTTGACCTAGAGACCAACAAGATCACCGACTTCATCAAGTTTGATGTTGGTAATGTGGTCATGGTCACTGGTGGAAGGAACAGGGGGCGTGTTGGTGTCATCAAGAGCAGGGAGAAGCACAAGGGAAGTTTTGAGACCATCCACGTCCAGGATTCAACTGGTCATGAGTTTGCAACCCGTTTGGGGAATGTGTTCACCATTGGCAAGGGAACAAAGCCATGGGTGAGTCTGCCCAAGGGAAGAGGTATTAAGCTATCGATCATCGAGGAGGCCAGAAAGAGGCAAGCAGCTCTACAAGCATCAGCCGCATAAGCAATTATGAGTTGTTTCAGATTTTGATTCGCTTGTGCAGTGCTGTTTTACAGTCGCGCCTGAACCATTAGTTATGAATTTGTGCCTCGAATTTTTCCAGCTTGTTTCTTGTGACAGTCGGATTATGGATTCTAATATCTGTTATGTTAATGTTGCATTGGCCATTAGTTAACTCTAAATGTTTTTCTCCTCTTAAAGAGACTTGCATGTTATGGATCTTTTAGTCTTAGTAACAGAAAACTGAGCCTAAGATCAAAACAAGGATGAACAAGGGTGTTGAGTTATAGATCAGAACTTGAAGATGATTACCACAGTAGAAATGTTCCCAGAGAACCTTGATAGTACAACGTTTCTCTAGAAATAACTCATAGAAGGAAGACACAATAACAATGGTACTGATTTTCTAAACAGAATTATTGGTGATGAATGGTTCTGTGATACAAGTCCTTGGTCCCATAAACACATACCATTGATATTGCGATGACTATGGCAAAAGGAGGAGGCATTTCAATTCTGTTCCATCAGACTTTTGGCAATTTAGGGTTTCATGAGCTTTTTCCATTAACCAATATAAAAGAACAAATGCCAACTTCCATCAGTAAGGACAAAGCAGTAAAGGATGAAGCATTGATTAAAAGAAACATAATAAGTTCATATGATGCATTTAACCGACTTAGACTAAATTGTTTTTTTTTTTTTTCAACATATCCTCATCTCTTAAACTACCAGAAGGTCCAACAAAGGGTCAAAATCTCTGAAACAGTAAGACAGCTTCAGAAGCCGGCTTCGTACTGGTAACCATGAACAAAAGATGATGATGATGGATTCATTACGCAGCAACCTCATCATGTAGCAGCATCTGATCGAAGTGCCAAACCCCTGTGATGCACAGCAAAGCAGATAAGGTTTTAGAAGAATGGACAGATTAAAGTGATGTACAAACACAAATTTATAAAGGCCATCAAAGACGCTAAACTAAGACCCATAAAAAACAGATGGAACTGTATTGCAGGTGCCTACCATGTCCTTTGCCAACCCTCCTGAGTTGAGCAACATATTCTGAGATCTTCTTGATTGCCTCCACCTAAAAGAGTAGGAGATAATCAACATCATGATACAA
Above is a window of Fragaria vesca subsp. vesca linkage group LG7, FraVesHawaii_1.0, whole genome shotgun sequence DNA encoding:
- the LOC101314702 gene encoding 40S ribosomal protein S4-like, with product MARGLKKHLKRLNAPKHWMLDKLGGAFAPKPSSGPHKSRECLPLIIILRNRLKYALTYREVIAILMQRHVLVDGKVRTDKTYPSGFMDVISIPKTNENFRLLYDTKGRFRLHSIRDEESKFKLCKVRSVQFGQKNIPYINTYDGRTIRYPDPLIKANDTIKLDLETNKITDFIKFDVGNVVMVTGGRNRGRVGVIKSREKHKGSFETIHVQDSTGHEFATRLGNVFTIGKGTKPWVSLPKGRGIKLSIIEEARKRQAALQASAA